GACGGCGGCCCCGAGTCCCGCGAGTGCGCGGCCGAGGGCTTCTGACCCTCCCCCTCTGACGGCCCCCGTTCGCTCCGGCGCGCGGGGGCTTCGTCGTCCCTCGCCATGCCCACGCAAACCGACTTGCGCGCGGCCGTTTACGTGGCTACACTGGAGCCATGACCGATCACCGCATCAGCAAGAAGGACTTGCTCGACATTCGCTTCTCCCGCCACGCTCGCGAGGTCATGGCCCGCCGCGACATCTCCGAGGTCGAGGTCGCCCGCACCCTCGTCCGCGGCTCCTCGCACCCCCACCAGGGTCTCCGCCGCTACGTGCTCGGCGACCTGTGCGTCGTCTTCGATCCCGAGTCGCGCGTCATCGTCACCGTGCTCCTCTTCTCGCAGGAGCAGTGGACGGACGAGGACGCCCGCAACCGCTGACTTCCCCGGGAGGGGCCCCGCTGGGGGCCTCTCCCCTGTATCCTGTAACGTTCGCCACACCGACGAGAGCGAGAACAGCATGACCGCAACGAAGACCCCTGACGACCTCGCCGACGCGACCTTCTCCCCCGAGACGGTCGACTACGCCGCCGTCGCCGCCGCACGCCTCTACCCCGTCGAGCTCGTCGAGGGCGTCGACGTCAACGCCCAGGCCCGAGCGGCCTACGCGCGCGGATTCGACGACGGTCTCCACGTCGCCGAGGGAGGGGCGGAATGACCACCCGCGAGCCGAGCGCGGGAGGCCTCGCCGCCGCTCGCCGCCTCGCGGGCTGGGAGCTCGGCGACCCCTCCTGGGCCAACGCCATCATCAGCGCCTATCTCAACCCCGAAACGGCGCACGCGCGCATGGACGAGGACGAAGTCCCCGCCCGCACTGGCACGTTCTCGCGCAACCTCTCATGAGCGCCAGTAGCGCCGCGACGCCCTGACCTCGCCACGACTAGCCCCCGTTCCGGATCGCCCGGGCGGGGGCTTCGTCGTATAGGCGACACGCTCCGCGTAAACCGACTTGCGCGAGTACGTTTACACGGCTACACTGGAAGCATGAACACCAGCACCGCCGAAGACCTCCGCATCGCCCTCGCCCAGGCCAACGCGAACATCGAGAAGGCGACCCGCCTCGGCCTCAAGAAGATGGCCCAGGACATCCGCCGCGAGCGTCGGCGGATCATCGAGAAGCTCGAAACACTCGACGCCTGACCACTCCCCGAGGGGGCCGGAAGGCCCGGCCCCCTCCTGACCCGAAAGGGGGCCCCATGGCTCGCAACCTCCCCACCGACGTCACCCCCGCCAACTGGCGCGAGGTCCGCGAGGCCTGGGCCGTCGCGTGCGACCGCGCCGAGGCTCCCGGCATCGCCGACAGCTTCCGCTTCATCGGCATCGCCGAGCGCTACGGTCACGCCATCGACGAGGCCTTCTGTGCCGATGTCGTCGCGGCGCAGATCGTCGACGCCATGCGCGCCGAGCACGTCCTCGGTATCGAGCTCGTCGGCGATGAGGCGACCGCCTAGCCTCACCTCGCGCGAGTCGGTCCCCGCTCACGTAAACCGACTTGCGCGAACCCGTTTACACGCCCTATACTGAAGACATCGCCGGAAGGTCCGGCCCCTGACCCCGAGGAGGTCTCGCCCGTGAAGCTCCACTACTCCGCCAGCGCCAAGCCCGGCACGACCTGGAGGGATGCCTCCGGCGTCCAGGAGGCCGCGTGCGGTCAGCGCGCCACGGGCCGCCACTCCGGCGCGGTCCTCGTCGCCACCTCGCTCCCAGAGGCCGTGACGTGCGCCAAGTGCAAGGCGCTCCTCGTCTCCTGACCACCTCGGGAGGGGCCCTCGGGCCTCTCCCCCGACCTCTCGAAAGGAGCCCCATGGCCCCCCTCCACTTCACGACCGACAGCTTCGTCGTCGCGGCTCACTCCTACCTCATCCCCGACGACGTCGCCCCGTCCGACTCGGCGCTCGACTACGCCGGAGCCTTCGCGCTCTGGCTTCGAGAGACATACACCTCGCCCCGCCACGTCGCCGACTGGGCCGAGGCCGTCCGAGCCTTCGAGCGCGATGGCGGCGTCGACGGCTGGCGCGAGACGACCGACGCCCGGCGTGAGGAGCGGCTCCGGCGCGAGGCTCAGCGCGCCTCCGGCGTCTTCTGGCAACCAGGGGCCCGCGCCGCCTGAGCGGCCCCCTCGGCCCTCTTTGGCCGCCCCACGACTGGTCGCTACGCTATTCTCCAAGCCCGGTACATGGAACGAATCTCCTCGATCTCGGGATCGTCGAGCAGGGGTTGCAGCACTCCGAACCCGCTGACCGAGGCGAGCACGTCGCGCACCCACCCTTCTTCGTCGTCGATGGTCGCTTCGCCGCGCGACAGGGCGGCATCGTTGTGCCTGCGCACCTCAGAAACGGCTACGGCTCCGGCAGCGGCGGCATCGACAGACGGATCGATCCCCTCGATACGCAACCGCCGTCGCACGCGCTCCGCGACTACGGCAGATGGATGGCTCACTCGTGAATCTTCGCAAGAATCGCCCGACGGCCTCGCAAGTTATCCACAGGCGGCACTAGCCTGGCGCAGGTGACAGGAAGATTCAGCGTCTCCGTGGACAGAGACAGCGTCGCCATGGGCGACGATGCGGTGTCCCACGCCTTCGAGCTGCGCGCGCCCGCAGGAATCACCATCGCGGCGCTCCTCGGCCGTGCGGCACCGGAGATCCGCGCATCCGGCTGGTCGTGGGTCGTCGTGGTCGATGGCCGGGTGGCGGCCGTGTGGTCAGTCGACCACGGCGTGCAGCTCCTGATCCCGGACAGGAACCTGACGGCCGAGACGATTCCGCGGACCATCCACTTCCGCTACTTCGTGCAGATCGACCCCGAGTGGCTGCACCGGCGGCTCGCCGAGGGCGCTCCCGCCGACAGGAGCGCCCTCGAGCTCGAGTACCGCCCCATCGCCCAGTCAGCCGCGGAGGCCGAGAACAGGCGCCGCGAGCGCGAGATCGCCGACCGCCTGCTCACGCCCGAGTGCATGAGAGCTTTGGTGGCCGTCGGCGCGGAGATCGACCTGCACAACGACCGACTGCTGCGTTTCGACCTTCACGGCGAGCGCTGGTGGGCCTCCCGCGCCGACACGATGCTCTCGATCCGCCACGGCGACGGCGGCGAGGGCGCCTCCATCCGCCCTGCCGCCTTCGCCGAGGCGTGGCTGGTCGCCGCCACGTCCGCGGCCTCGAGGTCAGCCGCAGGCGAGGTGCGATTCCCTCCCTACGCGCCGTTCCCCGCGCCGGAACTCCGGCCGATGGGCGAGTGGCCGCCCGGCGTGCGGCGCTGGACGACGCAGGGCGAACCCGTCGCCCAGCTGGCCGGCCAGGACGCCGTCGACGCCTTCCAGCTGGCCTACGGTCGCACGATCGCCGAGATCGTCGCCCTGATGGGGCCGGTTGCAGGCTGATCCCCAGGAAGCAGCCGCATTCCGGTCAGTAGACTGAAGCCACCGCGCGGGAGTGGTGGAATTGGCAGACACGCAGGATTTAGGTTCCTGTGCCCCAGGGCGTGTGGGTTCAAGTCCCACCTTCCGCACGCGAGGCGCCTGCATCCTCATCCGCGACCGCCGACCACTCACGACCGACGGGAATCATCAGTGATCGAGACCATGCTGCACGCGCCGACCGCGTTCCTGCCCGACTGGCTCAGCCCTGCGAACATCATCGACTGGGCGGGCCCCTGGGCGCTGCTGGTCGTGTGCTTCATCATCTTCGCCGAGACGGGGCTGCTCGTCGGCTTCCTCCTCCCCGGCGACACCCTCCTCATCATCTCGGGCCTGCTCACGCACACCAGCGACGTGTTCGGGGTGAACATCTGGATCGTGTCGCTGCTGATCGCGCTGTCGGCGTTCGTCGGCGGCGAGGTGGGCTACCTCATCGGCCACAAGGGCGGACCGGCGGTGTTCGAGCGCAAGGAATCGGGCCTGTTCAGCCGGAAGAACGTCGAGCGCACCAATGCGTTCTTCGAGCGTTTCGGCGGTCTCACCGTGATCCTTGCCCGCTTCGTGCCGATCGTGCGCACCTTCGCGCCGGTCGCGGCGGGCGTCGGGCACATGCCGTGGCGCCGCTACACGCTCTACAACTTCATCGGCGCCATGATCTGGGGCTTCGGCCTCACGATGGTCGGCTACCTGATCGCCTTCATCCCCTGGATCCGCGAGCTCGTCGTCGAGTACATCGACCTCATCCTGCTCGCCGCCGTCGCGGGTACGGCTCTCGTCACCCTCTGGCACTACCTGTCCGAGCGGCACAAGGCCAAGAAGGCCGCAGCCGCCGGCGAGGACGTCGTCACGGATGCCGCCGAGGCCAGGTCGCTCGCGCTCGATCTCGACGGCGACGACAAGAACTGAGACTCAGCCCGCCTTCTTCTTGCGCGTGCTCTTCTTGGGCTTGTCGTCGGTCTCGCCCTCGTCTCCTCCGGTGCGCGCCGCCTTCGATCGGGCGACGCTGGCGCGCAGGGCCTCCATGAGGTCGATGACCTCGCCGCCCTTCGCGCCCTCCTCCTCGCCGAAGGTCTCGGCGACGTCGAACGTGTCCCCCGCCTCGATCTTGGCGTCGATGAGGGTGCGGAGCTCCTTCTGGTACTCGTCGACGTATTCGTCCGGGTCGAAGTCGCTGGAGTAGCTCTCGACGAGGGAGGCGGACAGCTCCAGCTCCTTCTTCGAGATCTTCACCTCCTCGTCGAGCACCTGGAAGTCGGCCTGGCGGACCTCGTCGGCCCACAGCAGCGTCTGCAGCACGAGCACGTCACCGCGCACGCGGAGCGCGGCCAGCCGCGTCTTCTGCCGCAGCGTGAAACGCACGATGGCCGTCCGGTCCGTCTGCTCGAGCGTCTTGCGCAGCAGCACGTAGGCCTTCGGGGACTTCGAGTCGGGCTCGAGGTAGTACGCCTTGTCCAGGGTGAGCAGGTCGACCTGTTCGGTCGGGACGAACTCCACGACGTCGATCTCACGGCTCTTCTCCGCCGGCAGCGACGCGAGGTCCTCTTTCGTGAGCACGACCGTCTGCCCGTCGTCGACGTACGCCCTGTCGATGTCGGCGTACGCCACCGTCTCTCCGCACACCTCGCACGTGCGCTGGTACCGGATGCGCCCGCCGTCGCGGTCGTGCACCTGGTGCAGGGGCACGTCATGGTCCTCGGTGGCGGAGTACACCTTCACCGGCACGTTCACGAGACCGAAGGTCAGCGCGCCCTTCCAGATCGTCCTCATCACACCAGTAGACACCAGTCACAGCCGTCACGACCAGCCCCTTGACTACGCTGGCGTCATGCCCGCAGACGCGCACATGGTCCAGATCGGCGGACGACGCCTGCGCGTCACGAATCTGCAGAAGGTCGTCTACCCCGAGACCGGGACGACCAAGGGCGAGATCATCGCGTACTACACGCAGGTCGCCCCCGCGCTCCTCCCGCTGCTGGCCGGGCGCCCTGTCACGCGCAAGCGCTGGGTGGACGGCGTCGGCACAGCGGATGCTCCGGCCGAAGCGTTCTTCACGAAGCAGCTCGAGCGGGGTGCACCCTCGTGGATCCCGCGGCAGGAGATCAGGCACTCGGACGGACCGAAGGAGTATCCGCTCGTGGAGGACGTGCCGACGCTCGTCTGGCTCGCCCAGGTCGCGGCGATCGAGCTCCACGTGCCGCAGTGGCGGTTCACTCCCGACGGGCTGCCCGGAAATCCGGACCGCCTCGTCCTGGATCTCGACCCCGGCCCCGGCGTCGGACTCGCCCAGTGCGCGGAGGTCGCGCGGATCGCACGCGGCATCCTCACCGGCATGGGCCTGGATCCCTTCCCTGTGACGAGCGGGAGCAAGGGCATCCACCTCTATGCCGCCCTCCCCGGTGCGCAGACCAGCGACGAGATCTCCGCCGTGGTGAAGGAGCTCGCGCGGCTCATCGAGAACGACCATCCCGATCTCGCCACGAGCACCATGGCCAAGGTCGCCCGCGGCGGCAAGGTGTTCCTCGACTGGAGCCAGAACAACGGCAAGAAGACGACCATCTCCCCGTACTCGCTGCGCGGGCGGTCCCGCCCCTGGGTGGCCGCGCCGCGCACATGGGACGAGCTCGAGGACCCCGACCTGCGCCACCTGGAGATGGCGGAGGTCCTGGAGCGCCTGGCCGCAGGAGCCGACCCGATCGCGGATCTGCGCCCGCGCGGCGACGAGCTCCTGGCCGCGTACCGCGCCAAGCGCGACGCCGACCGCACTCCCGAGCCGATGCCGGAGCGGGTGGCATCCGTGAGCACCGGCCTGACGCGGCGCTTCGTCATCCAGGAGCACCACGCGCGGCGGCTGCACTACGACCTGCGCATCGAGGACAAGGGCGTGCTGGTGAGCTGGGCGGTGCCGAAGGGCGTGCCCGAATCGACCGAGCGCAACCACCTCGCCGTGATGACCGAACCGCATCCGCTCGAGTACCTCACCTTCTCCGGCACCATCCCCGCCGGCGAGTACGGGGCGGGAGAGATGTCCATCTGGGACACCGGGACCGTCGCACTCGAGAAGTGGCGAGACGACGAGGTGATCGGCACCTTCACTGGGCGCGAGGGAGGGCCGCTTCCCGGTGTGCGCCTCGCCCTCATCCGCACGACGGGCGAGGGCGAGAAGTCGTCGTGGCTGCTGCACCGGATGAAGGACGGAACCGAGCCGCGCCGCAAGGGGGCGCCTCGAGCGGCACCGGAGAGGCAGCCCGCGGACAGGAGCACGGTGGCGCCTCTCGATCCCATGCTCGCCGAGAACGGCACGCCCGCGCTCGCGCGAGCCCTCGGATCGCCCGCATGGGTGGAGGTGAAGTGGGACGGCATCCGCGCCATCGGCAGCTGGGAGGACGGACGGATGCGGCTGCACGCCCGCAGCGGCACCGACATCACGGCTCGCTACCCCGAGCTCACCGCCGACGGCGCGCCGCACCTCCCCGTCGGCGACGCCGTGCTCGACGGGGAGATCGTGGCGTTCGACACCCGGGGGCGCCCCAGCTTCTCGCTGCTGCAGAACCGGATGCACCTCACCAGGCCGCGCGAGATCGAGCGCGAGGCAGTGCGGACGCCGACCGTGTACCTGGTCTTCGACCTGCTGCGGCTCGACGGTCACGATCTGACCTCCATGCCGCTCGCTCAGCGTCGCACGCTTCTCGAGGATGTGGTCGCGGACCTTGAGGCGCCGGTGCAGGCCCCGCCCGTGTTCGACGACGTCGACGCCGCCCTCGCCGCCAGCCGGGAGTTCGGTTTGGAAGGCGTGGTCGTCAAGGGCCGCGAGTCGCGGTACCGCCCAGGCCAGCGCTCACCATCGTGGCTCAAGGTCAAGAACACGCGCATGCAGGAGGCCGTGATCGTCGGCATCCGCCCGGGCAAGGGCGACCGCGCCGGCACGATCGGCTCCCTTCTCCTCGCCGTGCCCGACACCGACGGCCTCCGGTACATCGGCCGCGTCGGCACCGGGTTCACCGACCGGATGCTGCGCGACCTGGATCGTCAGCTCACCCCTCTGCGCGTGCCACGCGCGCCGCTCAGCGGAGTCCCGCGCCCGGATGCCGCCGATGCACTGTGGGTGCGACCCGATCTCGTCGGCGAGGTGGAGTTCGCGAACTGGACGCCCGACGGGATCCTACGGCACGCACGGTGGCGAGGGCTGCGCCCGGACAAGGCTCCCGACGAGGTCACCGTCGAGGCATGATCACCGCGGCTCGCCCGGCCGTCACGCGTGATGCGGTTCGCAGTCCGACTGCTCGGCCGGCTCGATCTGGAAGGTGGAGTGCTCGACGTCGAAGTGCTCCGCCAGACAGGTCTGCAGGTCGCTCAGCAGCTGCGCCGACCGACCGCCCGCCAGCAGGTCCGGCGCGACGGCGACGTGTGCGCTGAAGACCGGCGCGCCGCGCGTGAGCTGCCACACGTGCACGTCGTGCACACCGACCACGCCCTCGTAGCCGAGCAGGTGCGCGCGGATGTCGGCGACCGCGGTGCCGCGCGGAGCAGACTCGGCGAGCACCGAGAACACCTCGCGCAGCAGGGCGACGGCCCGAGGGATGATCATGACGGCGATAGCCATGGAGGCCAGCGCATCCGCCGGCATCCATCCGGTGGTGACGATCACGATCGCCGCCACGATGACCATGGCAGAGCCGATGAGGTCGCCCATCACCTCCAGATACGCGCCGCGCACGTTGATGCTCGTGCGCTGCGCGCGGCTCAGCAGCCACATCGAGATCACGTTCGCGATCAGCCCGACGACGGCCACGACGAGCATGAGCCCGCCGGCGACCTCGACCTCCCGCGGGTCGATCAGACGGCCGACCGCCTCGACGGCGACGCCACCGGCCAGCGCGATGAGGATCACCGCGTTGATGAGCGCGCCGAACACTTCGGCGCGCTGATATCCGAACGTGCGCCGGTCGTCTGGCGGACGCGCCGCGACGGCCGCGGCGATGAGTGCGATCACGAGGGCCGACGCATCCGTGAACATGTGCGCGGCGTCCGCGAGCAGAGCCAGCGAACCCGTGAGGATCGCACCGACGATCTGGACGACCATGACCGCGGCGGTCAGGCACAGCGAGATCGCCAGCAGGCGCCGGTGACCGGCGGAACGGATGCCGCCGGGGCTGGGTGCGTGGTCGTGCATGATCCCAGGCTAGACCGGCCGGCCCGGCGCTGAGGCGGGTTGCGCCTAGTCGGGAATGGGGATGATTCTCACTCGCTCCTAGAGTGCTTCGAGAAGCGGGACGAGCTGCGCGAACGCCCGCGCGCGGTGCGACTGCGTCTGCTTCTCCTCCTCGGTGAGCTGGCCGACGGTGCGCTCAGCGCCGGCAGGCTGACCGTCGGGGATGAAGATCGGGTCATAGCCGAAGCCCCCGTCACCGGACGGGGCATGCGCCAGCCGTCCCGGCCATTCGCCGATGACGACGTGCTCGGCACCATCGGGCGCGACGAGGGCGATCGCTGACGTGAAATGCGCGGTGCGGTGCGGGTCGGCGATGTCGCGCAGTTGATCGAGCAGCAGCTCGAGATTCGCCACGGGGTCCTTGCGCTGACCGGCCCAGTACGCCGAGAAGACCCCGGGCGAGCCTCCCAGCACGTCGACGCAGATGCCGGAGTCGTCGGCCACCGCGGGCAGCCCGGTGTGGGCGGCCGCCGTCCGTGCCTTGAGCAGCGCATTGTCGGTGAAGGTCACGCCGTCCTCGATCTGCTCCGGGCCGTCGTAGGCGACGATCTCGAGGTCCGGCCGGGCGACCGACACGATCTGCTGGAACTCCTCGACCTTGTGCGGGTTGTGGGTGGCGAGCACGACCTTCATGCGAGCGCCTTCCGCTGCAGCTCGGTGAGTTCGCCGCATCCGGCCACGCCGAGGTCGAGGAGGGCGTCGAGCTCGCGCTTGTCGAACGGCGCACCCTCCGCGGTGCCCTGCACCTCGACGAAGAGCCCGCGTCCGGTGACCACGACGTTCATGTCGGTCTCGGCGCGAACGTCCTCGACATAGGCCAGGTCGAGCATGGGCTCCCCGTCGATGATCCCGACCGACACCGCCGCGACGGAGTCGAGGAGCGGCGTGGAGTTCTTGCCGATGAACTTCTTCTCGCGCCCCCACTCGATCGCGTCGGCGAGCGCGACGTACGCACCGGTGATCGCCGCGGTACGGGTGCCGCCATCGGCCTGCAGCACGTCGCAGTCGATCACGATCGTGTTCTCGCCGAGGGCTTTGGTGTCGACGACGGCGCGCAGCGCACGGCCGATGAGACGCGAGATCTCGTGGGTGCGTCCGCCGATGCGGCCCTTCACGCTCTCGCGGTCGTTGCGGCTGTTGGTCGCGCGGGGAAGCATGGCGTACTCGGCTGTCACCCACCCTTTGCCCTTGCCTGTGAGCCAGCGCGGCACGCCGTTGGTGAAGGACGCCGTGCACAGCACCTTCGTCCCGCCGAAGCTGATCAGCGCCGAGCCCTCGGCCTGCGCGCTCCAGCCGCGTTCGATGGTGACCTCGCGGAGCTGATTCGTGGAGCGGCCGTCGGCGCGGACGATGGATGACATGGAGTTCCTTCGGTCGGTGTGGCGGGTCGGAGTGATCAGAGCGTGTCGATGGATGCCGGGAGGTCGATGACACCGGTCTGCACGAACTGGACGTCGCGCACCTCGTGCCCCATGAGGCGGTTCGCGAGCGCGGCGAACTCGGACGTCGAGTCGCCGGTCGCCTCGTAGACGTACGTGGCGGTCGAGTCGGGCGAGGCGAGCTGGTCATCGCGCACGAGCTGCCGGTACACGTCGCCCGCGGTCTCGTCGTCGCTCGACACCAGCGTGACGCCCTCCCCCATGACGTAGCTGATCGCCCCTCGGAGGAACGGGTAGTGCGTGCATCCGAGCACGAGGGTGTCGACGCCTGCATCCCGCAGCGGCGCGAGGTACTCCTCGGCCGTCGCCAGGACCTCGGGCGTGCCGGTGATGCCGGCTTCCACGAACTCGACGAAACGAGGGCAGGCCGCCGTGAACACCTCGAGTCGCTCGTTCACCTCGAGCATGTCCTGGTAGGCGCGCGAGCCGATCGTGCCGACCGTGCCGATGACGCCGACACGGCCGTTGCGCGTGGTCGAGACAGCACGCCGCACGGCCGGCCCGATCACCTCGACGACGGGCACGTCGTATCGTTCGCGCGCGTCGCGCAGCATGGCGGCGGATGCCGTGTTGCAGGCGATCACCAGCATCTTCACGCCCTGGTCGACGAGTGCGTCGAGCACCTCGAGCGCGTAGCGGCGCACGTCGGCGATGGGCTTGGGGCCGTACGGAGAGTGCGCGGTGTCCCCGATGTAGACGAACGACTCGCGGGGCAGCTGGGCGCGGATGGCCCTGGCCACCGTCAGCCCGCCGACACCGGAGTCGAAGATTCCGATCGGGGCGTCGTTCATGACTCCCCAGCCTACCCGCGATGGTCGTCGTCATCGCTCGCCGAGCCTCACGCGTCGCTAGGCTGAGCGCATGACGACCTCGACGGCGCTCCTGACCGACCGCTATGAGCTCACCATGCTCGCCGCAGCGCTCCGCGACGGGACCGCCTCCAGACCCAGCGTCTTCGAGCTGTTCTCGCGCCGCCTTTCCGGAGGCCGCCGTTTCGGCGTCGTGGCGGGCACGGGGCGGTTCCTCTCGTTGCTGCGGGAGTTCCGCTTCGGCGACGACGAGCTGCGCTTCCTCCGCGACAACGACGTGGTCGACGCGGACTCGCTGGCGTATCTCGAGAACTACCGCTTCACGGGGTCGATCCGTGGCTACCGCGAGGGCGAGCTGTACTTCCCCGGCTCTCCCATCCTCACGGTCGAGGGGACCTTCGCAGACGCGGTGGTGCTCGAGACCCTCGCCCTGAGCGTGCTCAATCACGATTCGGCGGTCGCCACCGCGGCCTCCCGCATGAGCATCGCCGCCGGTGACCGGCCGCTCGCCGAGATGGGGTCGCGCCGGGCCGCCGAGCAGTCGGCCGTCGCGGCGGCGCGGGCCGCCTACATCGCCGGGTTCGGCGCGACGAGCAACCTCGAGGCCGGCCGCACGTGGGGCATCCCCACCATGGGCACGGCAGCGCACTCGTGGACACTTCTGCACGACACGGAGGAGGATGCGTTCCGCGCGCAGATCGACAGTCTCGGCACCGAGACCACGCTGCTCGTCGACACCTACGACATCCGCGCGGGCGTGGAGACGGCGATCCGCGTGGCCGGCACGCAGCTCGGCGGAGTGCGCATCGACTCCGGAGACCTCCCCATCGTCGCCGCCGAGGTACGGGCGCAGCTCGACGAACTGGGCGCCACGGCGACGAAGATCACGGTCACGAGCGATCTCGACGAGTACGCCATCGCGGCGCTGGCCGCCTCGCCCGTCGACGCCTACGGTGTGGGCACCTCGGTCGTCACCGGTTCCGGTTACCCGACGGCGAGCATGGTGTACAAGCTCGTCGCACGGCAGGACGCGTCGGGCGCGTGGATCGCGGTGGCCAAGGCCTCCGCCGACAAGGCCTCGCACGGCGGCCGCAAGGCGGCGTTCCGGACGCTGGCCGACGGCGTGGCCGTGTCTGAGACGGTCGTCGTCGCCGACGGGTTCGAGAACCTCGACGCCCCGGCCGAGCGCCAGGACGGCCGCCCTCTGCAGGTCACGCTCGTCGAGGAGGGGGAGATCGACACCGCCTACGAGGGCGTCGACGGCACGGCATCCGCCCGCGCTCATCACCTGCGCGTGCGCGAGGAGCTCCCCGTGCGGGCCCTCGCACTCAGCAAGTCCGACCCCGCCATCCCGACGGAGTTCGTCGAGCTGCGCTGACCGGGGCTCCGGTCAGGCGACCATCGACTCGTAGATCTCCTTGCACGTCGGGCAGATCGGGAACTTCTCGGGGTCGCGCCCCGGGGTCCACTTCTTGCCGCACAGCGCACGCACCGGCTTGCCGGTGATGGCCGACTCGAGGATCTTGTCCTTCTTCACATAGTGCGAGAAGCGCTCGTGGTCGCCCGGTTCGAGATTCTCCTCCCGGAGGAGCTCTTCCAGTTCGCGATCAAGCGTTGCCACGCCGCCCTGATCGGGGCTGTCCAGCGGAGTACTCATTCCGCGATTCTAGCCGTGTGCGGGGCCGTACGGGCGCTGTCACGCCGTCTCGACGAACTCCATGAGACGCTCGCCGCTGCGTTCGAAGATCCGCCCGCCGAGGGCTACGCCGATCACGAACACGCCGACGCCGGTGGCGATGCCGGCCCACAGCGTCGCAGGCGCGAACTGCTCTCCCTCGACAGCGGTGAGGACGAACAGCCAGATGGTCGGCGCGCTCAGCGCGATGGCGCCCAGGAAGGCCGCGGCGGGTCCGTAGACGCCCCTCGACGTCGGCCGCTGCGGCTGCTGGAACGGGCTGTCGCCCGGACGCGACACCGCATACGGAGCCACCACCGACACGATGCTCGACAGTCCGAGCCCGGAGAGGAGGAGGCTGGCTGCGAGGCCGGTCAAGGGAAGGAGCAGACGCCAGTCGGTGATCCACAGCATCGTCATGGGAACCGCCACCGCCAGCACCGGGATCGCCACGATGAACACGGGGACGAGCCGGCCGAGACGATCAGGAACCCCGCGCACGCCGCTCGCCACGTGGGTCCACAGCGCCGTCGAGTCGTAGGCGACGTCGTTGTGCGGCAGCCAGCCGAAGAAGAGGGCCATGACAGGCACGGGCACCAGCGCGGCGATCTCGAGCGGGACTCCGGCGACCAGCAGCGGCAGCACCGTGAGCACGCCCGCGACGGGGACGACGACGAGGTTCATGATGTACCGCCGGTCCCGAAGCCAGTACACGAGGCTGCGGGCGGCGATCGCGCCGAAGGCATCCGACGGCATCAGCCCGAACCAGCCGAGCCCGGTGCGCTCGCGCGAGGCGACGGGTCGCTCCGTCGTCGTCAGCAGGCGGCGGACGAGCCAGCTCCAGACGAGCCAGAGAGCCGCAGCGGTCAGCACCGCGATGACGGCGCTCGCCCAGGCGCCGGCCGCGTCTCCCGCGGCGGATGCGAACAGGAAGCCCGATGGGGCGGCGAGGGGCGTGAGCCCCACGGTCGCCGTGATCGACGCCACGGCTGCGGGGACGTGCCCGTCCCATTTGAGCGAGGCGAGGAAGACGGCGACGGGGAACGCGATGACGATGAGCGCGAGCGCGAACAGCGCGGTGAGCTCTCGCGACCTGCGCTCGGGGAGGAGCAGCGCATTGATCGCCATGCCGATGCGCGCCGCCAGCACCGTGGTCATCGCTCCCACCACGCTCATGGCGATGGCTGCGGGCCACGGTGC
This Microbacterium sp. XT11 DNA region includes the following protein-coding sequences:
- a CDS encoding cation diffusion facilitator family transporter codes for the protein MHDHAPSPGGIRSAGHRRLLAISLCLTAAVMVVQIVGAILTGSLALLADAAHMFTDASALVIALIAAAVAARPPDDRRTFGYQRAEVFGALINAVILIALAGGVAVEAVGRLIDPREVEVAGGLMLVVAVVGLIANVISMWLLSRAQRTSINVRGAYLEVMGDLIGSAMVIVAAIVIVTTGWMPADALASMAIAVMIIPRAVALLREVFSVLAESAPRGTAVADIRAHLLGYEGVVGVHDVHVWQLTRGAPVFSAHVAVAPDLLAGGRSAQLLSDLQTCLAEHFDVEHSTFQIEPAEQSDCEPHHA
- a CDS encoding ATP-dependent DNA ligase; this encodes MPADAHMVQIGGRRLRVTNLQKVVYPETGTTKGEIIAYYTQVAPALLPLLAGRPVTRKRWVDGVGTADAPAEAFFTKQLERGAPSWIPRQEIRHSDGPKEYPLVEDVPTLVWLAQVAAIELHVPQWRFTPDGLPGNPDRLVLDLDPGPGVGLAQCAEVARIARGILTGMGLDPFPVTSGSKGIHLYAALPGAQTSDEISAVVKELARLIENDHPDLATSTMAKVARGGKVFLDWSQNNGKKTTISPYSLRGRSRPWVAAPRTWDELEDPDLRHLEMAEVLERLAAGADPIADLRPRGDELLAAYRAKRDADRTPEPMPERVASVSTGLTRRFVIQEHHARRLHYDLRIEDKGVLVSWAVPKGVPESTERNHLAVMTEPHPLEYLTFSGTIPAGEYGAGEMSIWDTGTVALEKWRDDEVIGTFTGREGGPLPGVRLALIRTTGEGEKSSWLLHRMKDGTEPRRKGAPRAAPERQPADRSTVAPLDPMLAENGTPALARALGSPAWVEVKWDGIRAIGSWEDGRMRLHARSGTDITARYPELTADGAPHLPVGDAVLDGEIVAFDTRGRPSFSLLQNRMHLTRPREIEREAVRTPTVYLVFDLLRLDGHDLTSMPLAQRRTLLEDVVADLEAPVQAPPVFDDVDAALAASREFGLEGVVVKGRESRYRPGQRSPSWLKVKNTRMQEAVIVGIRPGKGDRAGTIGSLLLAVPDTDGLRYIGRVGTGFTDRMLRDLDRQLTPLRVPRAPLSGVPRPDAADALWVRPDLVGEVEFANWTPDGILRHARWRGLRPDKAPDEVTVEA
- a CDS encoding DedA family protein, with the protein product MLHAPTAFLPDWLSPANIIDWAGPWALLVVCFIIFAETGLLVGFLLPGDTLLIISGLLTHTSDVFGVNIWIVSLLIALSAFVGGEVGYLIGHKGGPAVFERKESGLFSRKNVERTNAFFERFGGLTVILARFVPIVRTFAPVAAGVGHMPWRRYTLYNFIGAMIWGFGLTMVGYLIAFIPWIRELVVEYIDLILLAAVAGTALVTLWHYLSERHKAKKAAAAGEDVVTDAAEARSLALDLDGDDKN
- a CDS encoding DUF4258 domain-containing protein; this translates as MTDHRISKKDLLDIRFSRHAREVMARRDISEVEVARTLVRGSSHPHQGLRRYVLGDLCVVFDPESRVIVTVLLFSQEQWTDEDARNR
- the ku gene encoding non-homologous end joining protein Ku encodes the protein MRTIWKGALTFGLVNVPVKVYSATEDHDVPLHQVHDRDGGRIRYQRTCEVCGETVAYADIDRAYVDDGQTVVLTKEDLASLPAEKSREIDVVEFVPTEQVDLLTLDKAYYLEPDSKSPKAYVLLRKTLEQTDRTAIVRFTLRQKTRLAALRVRGDVLVLQTLLWADEVRQADFQVLDEEVKISKKELELSASLVESYSSDFDPDEYVDEYQKELRTLIDAKIEAGDTFDVAETFGEEEGAKGGEVIDLMEALRASVARSKAARTGGDEGETDDKPKKSTRKKKAG
- the rdgB gene encoding RdgB/HAM1 family non-canonical purine NTP pyrophosphatase; the protein is MKVVLATHNPHKVEEFQQIVSVARPDLEIVAYDGPEQIEDGVTFTDNALLKARTAAAHTGLPAVADDSGICVDVLGGSPGVFSAYWAGQRKDPVANLELLLDQLRDIADPHRTAHFTSAIALVAPDGAEHVVIGEWPGRLAHAPSGDGGFGYDPIFIPDGQPAGAERTVGQLTEEEKQTQSHRARAFAQLVPLLEAL